The Euphorbia lathyris chromosome 8, ddEupLath1.1, whole genome shotgun sequence genome has a window encoding:
- the LOC136202874 gene encoding K(+) efflux antiporter 4 isoform X2, whose translation MRLVLALLFVCALISLVESDSAVEINATTDGNSTLSGSREDSFADIIDRALEKEFNETDPNESTDPGSFNNSVAGQQAVLETVARVKSKKNDTKEEKSFQFHDVFFNLDNENRQEDTPILIDRKDNVFIMSNPKSKYPVLQLDLRLISDLVVVIVSATCGGIAFACAGQPVISGYLLAGSLIGPGGLSFVSEMVQVETVAQFGVIFLLFALGLEFSAKKLHVVRAVAILGGLLQIFLFMCLCGITVLFCGGKPTEGVFVGAFLSMSSTAVVLKFLMEKNSISALHGQVTIGTLILQDCAVGLLFAFLPVLGGTSGLLQGVISMTKSLVLLATFLAVLTILCRTCVPWLLKLMIRLSSQTNELYQLASVAFCLLVAWCSCLLWLGTNACMMHLMIAFAFQCSDKLGLSLELGSFAAGVMIATTDLAQHTLEQVEPIRNFFAALFLASIGMLIHVHFLWNHVDILLAAVLLVIVIKTIVVATVVKGFGYSNKTSLLVGMSLAQIGEFAFVLLSRASNLHLIEGKLYLLLLGTTALSLVTTPFLFKLIPAIVRLGVLLRWFPPDSLSEVIKSAKEVD comes from the exons ATGAGATTAGTTTTAGCTCTTTTATTTGTCTGCGCTCTCATCTCGCTCGTTGAGTCGGACTCTGCGGTGGAGATAAATGCCACAACCGACGGGAACTCGACGCTTTCTGGATCTAGAGAGGACAGTTTCGCGGATATTATTGACCGGGCTTTGGAGAAAGAGTTCAATGAGACCGACCCGAATGAAT CCACTGATCCTGGTAGCTTTAATAATAGTGTTGCTGGACAGCAG GCAGTTTTGGAGACTGTTGCTAGAGTTAAGTCGAAGAAAAATGACACCAAGGAGGAGAA GTCTTTTCAGTTTCATGATGTTTTCTTCAATTTGGACAATGAGAATCGGCAAGAGGACACACCAATTTTAATCGACAGAAAG GATAATGTCTTTATCATGTCAAATCCAAAATCCAAGTACCCTGTGTTGCAACTAGATCTAAG ATTGATATCTGATCTGGTAGTAGTCATTGTCTCTGCAACTTGTGGTGGCATTGCATTTGCTTGTGCTGGACAGCCG GTTATTTCTGGATATCTGCTAGCAGGTTCTCTTATTGGGCCTGGTGGCCTGAGCTTTGTCAGTGAAATGGTGCAA GTCGAAACAGTGGCTCAGTTTGGTgtaatttttcttctttttgcaCTGGGCCTGGAGTTCTCTGCAAAAAAG CTTCACGTTGTTCGGGCAGTTGCCATTCTAGGTGGTCTTCTCCAGATTTTCCTGTTTATGTGCTTGTGTGGAATAACAGTTTTG TTTTGTGGTGGTAAACCTACAGAGGGAGTATTTGTTGGTGCGTTCCTCTCTATGTCATCTACTGCTGTG gttttgaaatttttgatgGAGAAGAATAGTATTAGTGCTCTGCATGGTCAAGTCACTATTGGTACACTTATCTTGCAG GATTGTGCAGTTGGTCTGCTGTTTGCTTTCCTTCCTGTTCTTGGTGGTACTTCTGGTCTTCTTCAAGGTGTCATATCCATGACGAAATC GTTGGTTCTGCTAGCTACATTTTTGGCTGTGTTGACAATTTTATGTCGCACTTGTGTGCCATGGCTTTTGAAGCTAATGATAAGGTTATCATCACAG ACTAATGAACTTTATCAATTGGCTTCAGTGGCATTCTGTTTGCTTGTTGCTTGG TGCTCCTGCTTGCTTTGGCTGGGGACGAACGCATGTATGATGCATTTGATGATTGCCTTTGCATTTCAGTGTAGCGACAAGCTGGGTCTAAGCCTTGAACTGGGATCTTTCGCTGCGGGAGTTATGATAGCAACAACTGATCTTGCTCAACATACACTTGAACAA GTTGAACCCATCCGCAACTTCTTTGCAGCTCTCTTTCTTGCCAGCATCGGGATGCTAATACATGTTCATTTCCTATGGAATCATGTTGATATTTTACTGGCAGCTGTACTGTTGGTGATTGTCATAAAAACTATTGTGGTTGCAACTGTTGTCAAGGGATTTGGATACAGCAATAAAACCTCGCTTCTT GTTGGAATGTCTCTGGCACAGATTGGGGAATTTGCATTTGTTCTCCTAAGTCGTGCCTCTAATCTTCATCTCATTGAG GGAAAATTGTATCTATTGCTTCTTGGCACAACAGCACTGAGTTTG GTGACAACACCATTTCTTTTCAAGTTGATTCCTGCCATAGTACGACTTGGAGTATTATTGCGTTGGTTTCCTCCTGATAGTCTGAGTGAG GTGATTAAGAGTGCAAAGGAGGTTGACTAA
- the LOC136202874 gene encoding K(+) efflux antiporter 4 isoform X1 translates to MRLVLALLFVCALISLVESDSAVEINATTDGNSTLSGSREDSFADIIDRALEKEFNETDPNESTDPGSFNNSVAGQQAVLETVARVKSKKNDTKEEKSFQFHDVFFNLDNENRQEDTPILIDRKDNVFIMSNPKSKYPVLQLDLRLISDLVVVIVSATCGGIAFACAGQPVISGYLLAGSLIGPGGLSFVSEMVQVETVAQFGVIFLLFALGLEFSAKKLHVVRAVAILGGLLQIFLFMCLCGITVLFCGGKPTEGVFVGAFLSMSSTAVVLKFLMEKNSISALHGQVTIGTLILQDCAVGLLFAFLPVLGGTSGLLQGVISMTKSLVLLATFLAVLTILCRTCVPWLLKLMIRLSSQTNELYQLASVAFCLLVAWCSCLLWLGTNACMMHLMIAFAFQCSDKLGLSLELGSFAAGVMIATTDLAQHTLEQVEPIRNFFAALFLASIGMLIHVHFLWNHVDILLAAVLLVIVIKTIVVATVVKGFGYSNKTSLLVGMSLAQIGEFAFVLLSRASNLHLIEGKLYLLLLGTTALSLVTTPFLFKLIPAIVRLGVLLRWFPPDSLSEIGYKGESFRAESAKRITLMVQGSHDS, encoded by the exons ATGAGATTAGTTTTAGCTCTTTTATTTGTCTGCGCTCTCATCTCGCTCGTTGAGTCGGACTCTGCGGTGGAGATAAATGCCACAACCGACGGGAACTCGACGCTTTCTGGATCTAGAGAGGACAGTTTCGCGGATATTATTGACCGGGCTTTGGAGAAAGAGTTCAATGAGACCGACCCGAATGAAT CCACTGATCCTGGTAGCTTTAATAATAGTGTTGCTGGACAGCAG GCAGTTTTGGAGACTGTTGCTAGAGTTAAGTCGAAGAAAAATGACACCAAGGAGGAGAA GTCTTTTCAGTTTCATGATGTTTTCTTCAATTTGGACAATGAGAATCGGCAAGAGGACACACCAATTTTAATCGACAGAAAG GATAATGTCTTTATCATGTCAAATCCAAAATCCAAGTACCCTGTGTTGCAACTAGATCTAAG ATTGATATCTGATCTGGTAGTAGTCATTGTCTCTGCAACTTGTGGTGGCATTGCATTTGCTTGTGCTGGACAGCCG GTTATTTCTGGATATCTGCTAGCAGGTTCTCTTATTGGGCCTGGTGGCCTGAGCTTTGTCAGTGAAATGGTGCAA GTCGAAACAGTGGCTCAGTTTGGTgtaatttttcttctttttgcaCTGGGCCTGGAGTTCTCTGCAAAAAAG CTTCACGTTGTTCGGGCAGTTGCCATTCTAGGTGGTCTTCTCCAGATTTTCCTGTTTATGTGCTTGTGTGGAATAACAGTTTTG TTTTGTGGTGGTAAACCTACAGAGGGAGTATTTGTTGGTGCGTTCCTCTCTATGTCATCTACTGCTGTG gttttgaaatttttgatgGAGAAGAATAGTATTAGTGCTCTGCATGGTCAAGTCACTATTGGTACACTTATCTTGCAG GATTGTGCAGTTGGTCTGCTGTTTGCTTTCCTTCCTGTTCTTGGTGGTACTTCTGGTCTTCTTCAAGGTGTCATATCCATGACGAAATC GTTGGTTCTGCTAGCTACATTTTTGGCTGTGTTGACAATTTTATGTCGCACTTGTGTGCCATGGCTTTTGAAGCTAATGATAAGGTTATCATCACAG ACTAATGAACTTTATCAATTGGCTTCAGTGGCATTCTGTTTGCTTGTTGCTTGG TGCTCCTGCTTGCTTTGGCTGGGGACGAACGCATGTATGATGCATTTGATGATTGCCTTTGCATTTCAGTGTAGCGACAAGCTGGGTCTAAGCCTTGAACTGGGATCTTTCGCTGCGGGAGTTATGATAGCAACAACTGATCTTGCTCAACATACACTTGAACAA GTTGAACCCATCCGCAACTTCTTTGCAGCTCTCTTTCTTGCCAGCATCGGGATGCTAATACATGTTCATTTCCTATGGAATCATGTTGATATTTTACTGGCAGCTGTACTGTTGGTGATTGTCATAAAAACTATTGTGGTTGCAACTGTTGTCAAGGGATTTGGATACAGCAATAAAACCTCGCTTCTT GTTGGAATGTCTCTGGCACAGATTGGGGAATTTGCATTTGTTCTCCTAAGTCGTGCCTCTAATCTTCATCTCATTGAG GGAAAATTGTATCTATTGCTTCTTGGCACAACAGCACTGAGTTTG GTGACAACACCATTTCTTTTCAAGTTGATTCCTGCCATAGTACGACTTGGAGTATTATTGCGTTGGTTTCCTCCTGATAGTCTGAGTGAG ATTGGATATAAAGGAGAGAGCTTTCGAGCAGAGAGTGCTAAGCGTATTACTTTGATGGTCCAAGGCTCTCATGATTCATGA
- the LOC136202874 gene encoding K(+) efflux antiporter 4 isoform X3 produces the protein MRLVLALLFVCALISLVESDSAVEINATTDGNSTLSGSREDSFADIIDRALEKEFNETDPNESTDPGSFNNSVAGQQAVLETVARVKSKKNDTKEEKSFQFHDVFFNLDNENRQEDTPILIDRKDNVFIMSNPKSKYPVLQLDLRLISDLVVVIVSATCGGIAFACAGQPVISGYLLAGSLIGPGGLSFVSEMVQVETVAQFGVIFLLFALGLEFSAKKLHVVRAVAILGGLLQIFLFMCLCGITVLFCGGKPTEGVFVGAFLSMSSTAVVLKFLMEKNSISALHGQVTIGTLILQDCAVGLLFAFLPVLGGTSGLLQGVISMTKSLVLLATFLAVLTILCRTCVPWLLKLMIRLSSQTNELYQLASVAFCLLVAWCSDKLGLSLELGSFAAGVMIATTDLAQHTLEQVEPIRNFFAALFLASIGMLIHVHFLWNHVDILLAAVLLVIVIKTIVVATVVKGFGYSNKTSLLVGMSLAQIGEFAFVLLSRASNLHLIEGKLYLLLLGTTALSLVTTPFLFKLIPAIVRLGVLLRWFPPDSLSEIGYKGESFRAESAKRITLMVQGSHDS, from the exons ATGAGATTAGTTTTAGCTCTTTTATTTGTCTGCGCTCTCATCTCGCTCGTTGAGTCGGACTCTGCGGTGGAGATAAATGCCACAACCGACGGGAACTCGACGCTTTCTGGATCTAGAGAGGACAGTTTCGCGGATATTATTGACCGGGCTTTGGAGAAAGAGTTCAATGAGACCGACCCGAATGAAT CCACTGATCCTGGTAGCTTTAATAATAGTGTTGCTGGACAGCAG GCAGTTTTGGAGACTGTTGCTAGAGTTAAGTCGAAGAAAAATGACACCAAGGAGGAGAA GTCTTTTCAGTTTCATGATGTTTTCTTCAATTTGGACAATGAGAATCGGCAAGAGGACACACCAATTTTAATCGACAGAAAG GATAATGTCTTTATCATGTCAAATCCAAAATCCAAGTACCCTGTGTTGCAACTAGATCTAAG ATTGATATCTGATCTGGTAGTAGTCATTGTCTCTGCAACTTGTGGTGGCATTGCATTTGCTTGTGCTGGACAGCCG GTTATTTCTGGATATCTGCTAGCAGGTTCTCTTATTGGGCCTGGTGGCCTGAGCTTTGTCAGTGAAATGGTGCAA GTCGAAACAGTGGCTCAGTTTGGTgtaatttttcttctttttgcaCTGGGCCTGGAGTTCTCTGCAAAAAAG CTTCACGTTGTTCGGGCAGTTGCCATTCTAGGTGGTCTTCTCCAGATTTTCCTGTTTATGTGCTTGTGTGGAATAACAGTTTTG TTTTGTGGTGGTAAACCTACAGAGGGAGTATTTGTTGGTGCGTTCCTCTCTATGTCATCTACTGCTGTG gttttgaaatttttgatgGAGAAGAATAGTATTAGTGCTCTGCATGGTCAAGTCACTATTGGTACACTTATCTTGCAG GATTGTGCAGTTGGTCTGCTGTTTGCTTTCCTTCCTGTTCTTGGTGGTACTTCTGGTCTTCTTCAAGGTGTCATATCCATGACGAAATC GTTGGTTCTGCTAGCTACATTTTTGGCTGTGTTGACAATTTTATGTCGCACTTGTGTGCCATGGCTTTTGAAGCTAATGATAAGGTTATCATCACAG ACTAATGAACTTTATCAATTGGCTTCAGTGGCATTCTGTTTGCTTGTTGCTTGG TGTAGCGACAAGCTGGGTCTAAGCCTTGAACTGGGATCTTTCGCTGCGGGAGTTATGATAGCAACAACTGATCTTGCTCAACATACACTTGAACAA GTTGAACCCATCCGCAACTTCTTTGCAGCTCTCTTTCTTGCCAGCATCGGGATGCTAATACATGTTCATTTCCTATGGAATCATGTTGATATTTTACTGGCAGCTGTACTGTTGGTGATTGTCATAAAAACTATTGTGGTTGCAACTGTTGTCAAGGGATTTGGATACAGCAATAAAACCTCGCTTCTT GTTGGAATGTCTCTGGCACAGATTGGGGAATTTGCATTTGTTCTCCTAAGTCGTGCCTCTAATCTTCATCTCATTGAG GGAAAATTGTATCTATTGCTTCTTGGCACAACAGCACTGAGTTTG GTGACAACACCATTTCTTTTCAAGTTGATTCCTGCCATAGTACGACTTGGAGTATTATTGCGTTGGTTTCCTCCTGATAGTCTGAGTGAG ATTGGATATAAAGGAGAGAGCTTTCGAGCAGAGAGTGCTAAGCGTATTACTTTGATGGTCCAAGGCTCTCATGATTCATGA